In one Halorubrum sp. CBA1229 genomic region, the following are encoded:
- the carB gene encoding carbamoyl-phosphate synthase large subunit, with protein MSEDRTILLIGSGPIQIGQAAEFDYSGAQACRALQEEGARVVLVNSNPATIMTDPETADRVYIEPITPEAIAEVIRIEEPDGVIAGLGGQTGLNVTAELAEEGILEEHDVEVMGTPLDTIYATEDRDLFRQRMEGLGQPVPKSTTISLDEDESVTDFDEEYFRERVQDAVDAVGGLPVIARTTYTLGGSGSGVVDDFEKLVERVRKGLRLSRNSEVLITESIAGWVELEYEVMRDADDSCIIICNMENIDPMGIHTGESTVVTPSQVIPDDGHQEMRDAALEVIRDLGIQGGCNIQFAWHDDGTPGGEYRVVEVNPRVSRSSALASKATGYPIARVTAKVALGKRLHEIDNEITGETTAAFEPAIDYVVTKVPRWPIDKFDDVDFELGTAMKSTGEAMSIGRNFEESLLKSLRSSEYDPAVDWETVDDDTLETEYLERPSPDRPYAMFEAFDRGYTVADVEELTGIKPWYLERFKRVSDSAQAAQNGEFAQAATAGHTNAEIAALAGGVDVDAVEADVPGRTYKQVDTCAGEFAAETPYYYSARQSEFERGPLKGDAAAGELVVDKSVDSVVVVGGGPIRIGQGVEFDYCSVHAIQALRELGIEAHVVNNNPETVSTDYDTSDGLFFDPITAEEVADVAEATGADGVMVQFGGQTSVNIGEPLEAELERRGLDCEILGTSVEAMDLAEDRDRFNVLMDEMGIAQPEGGTATSEEEALALAHDIGYPVLVRPSYVLGGRAMRVVEGDAELEEYIEEAVRVSPDKPILVDQFLDDAVELDVDAVADGDDVLLGGVMEHVESAGVHSGDSACMIPPRSLDDETMSRVREVTEDIARALDTVGLLNVQLAVTGVGDDDADSEVYVLEANPRSSRTVPFVSKATGVPIAKLAAKVMTDDLTLADLDADEQVPEHRSVKEVVLPFDRLPGSDPRLGPEMKSTGEVMGTARSFGKAYDKAQDSTGKPIPESGTAVVDLSAEEFPDPDTEAGEALVDGYAAHFELSTATDLIEAAKRGEIDLIVSRQRELLEVAVEEEITYFSTHASAKAALEALDHAGDDLDVMAVSDRPKRVERWGASE; from the coding sequence ATGAGCGAGGACCGGACCATTCTACTCATCGGTAGCGGGCCGATCCAGATCGGACAGGCGGCCGAGTTCGACTACTCCGGCGCACAGGCGTGCCGCGCCCTCCAGGAGGAGGGGGCCCGCGTCGTGCTGGTGAACTCGAACCCGGCGACGATCATGACCGACCCGGAGACCGCGGACCGGGTGTACATCGAGCCGATCACGCCGGAGGCCATCGCGGAGGTCATCCGGATCGAGGAGCCCGACGGCGTCATCGCCGGGCTCGGCGGCCAGACCGGGCTCAACGTCACCGCCGAACTCGCCGAGGAGGGCATCTTAGAGGAGCACGACGTCGAGGTGATGGGGACGCCGCTCGACACCATCTACGCGACGGAGGACCGCGACCTCTTCCGCCAGCGGATGGAGGGCCTCGGGCAGCCGGTACCCAAGTCGACCACCATCTCGCTCGACGAGGACGAGTCGGTCACCGACTTCGACGAGGAGTACTTCCGCGAGCGCGTCCAGGACGCCGTCGACGCGGTCGGCGGGCTCCCCGTCATCGCCCGGACGACGTACACCCTCGGCGGCTCCGGCTCGGGCGTCGTCGACGACTTCGAGAAGCTTGTCGAGCGCGTCCGCAAGGGGCTCCGCCTCTCGCGGAACAGCGAAGTGCTGATCACGGAGTCCATCGCGGGCTGGGTCGAACTGGAGTACGAGGTGATGCGGGACGCCGACGACTCCTGTATCATCATCTGCAACATGGAGAACATCGACCCGATGGGGATCCACACCGGCGAGTCGACGGTCGTCACCCCGTCGCAGGTGATCCCCGACGACGGGCACCAGGAGATGCGCGACGCCGCGCTCGAAGTGATCCGCGACCTCGGCATCCAGGGCGGCTGTAACATCCAGTTCGCGTGGCACGACGACGGGACGCCGGGCGGCGAGTACCGCGTGGTGGAAGTGAACCCGCGCGTCTCCCGCTCCTCGGCGCTCGCGTCGAAGGCGACCGGTTACCCGATCGCCCGCGTCACCGCGAAGGTCGCGCTCGGCAAGCGCCTCCACGAGATCGACAACGAGATCACCGGCGAGACGACCGCCGCCTTCGAGCCCGCCATCGACTACGTGGTGACGAAGGTACCGCGCTGGCCCATCGACAAGTTCGACGACGTCGACTTCGAGCTGGGCACGGCGATGAAGTCGACCGGCGAGGCGATGTCCATCGGCCGGAACTTCGAGGAGAGCCTGCTGAAGTCGCTGCGCTCCTCCGAGTACGACCCGGCGGTCGACTGGGAAACCGTCGACGACGACACCTTAGAGACCGAGTACCTCGAACGCCCCTCGCCCGACCGCCCGTACGCGATGTTCGAGGCGTTCGACCGCGGCTACACCGTCGCGGACGTCGAGGAGCTGACCGGGATCAAACCGTGGTACCTCGAGCGGTTCAAGCGCGTCAGCGACTCGGCGCAGGCCGCCCAGAACGGCGAGTTCGCGCAGGCGGCCACCGCGGGCCACACCAACGCCGAGATCGCCGCGCTGGCCGGCGGCGTCGACGTCGACGCCGTGGAGGCGGACGTTCCCGGCCGGACGTACAAGCAGGTCGACACCTGCGCCGGCGAGTTCGCCGCCGAGACCCCGTACTACTACTCCGCCCGCCAGTCGGAGTTCGAGCGGGGACCGCTGAAGGGCGACGCCGCGGCGGGCGAGCTCGTCGTCGACAAGAGCGTCGACAGCGTGGTCGTCGTCGGCGGCGGCCCGATCCGCATCGGGCAGGGCGTCGAGTTCGACTACTGCTCGGTCCACGCCATCCAGGCGCTCCGAGAGCTCGGCATCGAGGCGCACGTCGTCAACAACAACCCCGAGACGGTGTCGACGGACTACGACACCTCAGACGGGCTGTTCTTCGACCCGATCACGGCCGAGGAGGTCGCCGACGTGGCCGAGGCGACCGGCGCCGACGGCGTGATGGTCCAGTTCGGCGGGCAGACGTCGGTGAACATCGGCGAACCGCTGGAGGCGGAGCTCGAGCGCCGCGGGCTCGACTGCGAGATACTGGGGACGAGCGTCGAGGCGATGGACCTCGCCGAGGACCGCGACCGGTTCAACGTCCTGATGGACGAGATGGGGATCGCCCAGCCCGAGGGCGGCACCGCGACGAGCGAGGAGGAGGCGCTGGCGCTGGCCCACGACATCGGCTACCCGGTCCTCGTCCGCCCCTCCTACGTGCTCGGCGGGCGCGCGATGCGGGTCGTCGAGGGCGACGCGGAGCTGGAGGAGTACATCGAGGAGGCGGTCCGGGTCTCCCCGGACAAGCCGATCTTAGTCGACCAGTTCCTCGACGACGCGGTCGAACTGGACGTCGACGCCGTCGCTGACGGGGACGACGTGCTGCTCGGCGGCGTGATGGAGCACGTCGAGAGCGCGGGCGTCCACTCGGGCGACTCCGCCTGCATGATCCCGCCGCGCTCGCTCGACGACGAGACGATGTCGCGGGTCCGCGAGGTCACCGAGGACATCGCCCGCGCGCTCGACACCGTCGGCCTGCTCAACGTCCAGCTCGCGGTGACCGGCGTCGGCGACGACGACGCCGACAGCGAGGTGTACGTGCTTGAGGCGAACCCGCGCTCCTCGCGCACGGTCCCGTTCGTCTCGAAGGCGACGGGCGTCCCCATCGCGAAGCTCGCGGCGAAGGTGATGACCGACGACCTGACGCTCGCCGACCTCGACGCCGACGAGCAGGTCCCGGAGCACCGCAGCGTGAAGGAGGTCGTGCTCCCGTTCGACCGTCTCCCGGGCTCCGACCCGCGGCTCGGCCCGGAGATGAAGTCGACCGGCGAAGTGATGGGTACCGCCCGCTCGTTCGGCAAGGCGTACGACAAGGCGCAGGACTCCACCGGCAAGCCGATCCCGGAGTCCGGCACGGCGGTCGTCGACCTCTCCGCCGAGGAGTTCCCCGACCCCGACACCGAGGCCGGCGAGGCGCTGGTCGACGGGTACGCGGCGCACTTCGAGCTCTCGACAGCGACGGACCTGATCGAGGCCGCGAAGCGCGGCGAGATCGACCTTATCGTCTCGCGTCAGCGCGAGCTGTTAGAGGTCGCCGTCGAGGAGGAGATCACCTACTTCTCGACGCACGCCTCCGCGAAGGCGGCTCTGGAGGCGCTCGACCACGCCGGCGACGACCTCGACGTGATGGCCGTCTCCGACCGGCCGAAGCGCGTCGAGCGGTGGGGCGCGAGCGAGTAA
- a CDS encoding S66 peptidase family protein: MAFTTPPPLADGQVLAIAAPSRPADATRLRIGRERLDALGVETRVLPTAEPDRDDPASPAERAADVEAAFADPEVGAVMAYTGGDDQIRVLRHLDGDALAANPTRFFGYSDNDNLRLFLWDLGIVSYGIGVHPDLVCDAELHPYTERYLRRALFEDSLGAVEPADEWTDEWFDFETGEPRAWRDNPGPTVWVGPDADPDEPVGGRVWGGSFGIVKWHLQADRYLPAPERLDGAVLALETSEDVPPPREVGYALRAMGERGLLERFDGVLVGRPRTNAPTLEWDPDPEEYPTELERVVTRELERYAPGTVAGLGYDFGHTDPSFPLPLGAVATLDPADGALRFDPD; this comes from the coding sequence ATGGCGTTCACGACGCCCCCGCCGCTCGCCGACGGGCAGGTGCTCGCGATCGCGGCGCCCTCGCGGCCGGCCGACGCCACACGGCTTCGGATCGGCCGCGAGCGACTCGACGCGCTCGGCGTCGAGACGAGAGTGCTGCCGACGGCGGAGCCCGACCGCGACGACCCGGCGTCGCCCGCCGAGCGCGCCGCCGATGTCGAGGCGGCCTTCGCCGACCCGGAAGTCGGCGCCGTGATGGCGTACACCGGCGGCGACGACCAGATACGGGTCCTGCGACACTTGGACGGCGACGCGCTCGCGGCGAATCCGACGCGGTTCTTCGGGTACAGCGACAACGACAACCTCCGGCTGTTCCTCTGGGACCTCGGGATCGTCAGCTACGGGATCGGCGTCCATCCGGACCTCGTCTGCGACGCCGAGCTCCACCCGTACACCGAGCGGTACCTCCGGCGCGCGCTGTTCGAGGACTCGCTCGGCGCCGTCGAGCCCGCCGACGAGTGGACCGACGAGTGGTTCGACTTCGAGACGGGCGAACCGCGCGCGTGGCGCGACAACCCGGGCCCGACGGTGTGGGTCGGCCCGGACGCGGATCCCGACGAACCGGTCGGGGGCCGAGTCTGGGGCGGCTCCTTCGGGATCGTGAAGTGGCACCTCCAGGCGGACCGGTATCTGCCGGCCCCGGAGCGCCTCGACGGCGCCGTCCTCGCGCTGGAGACGTCCGAGGACGTGCCGCCGCCGCGCGAGGTCGGCTACGCGCTGCGCGCGATGGGCGAGCGCGGGCTGTTGGAGCGATTCGACGGCGTGCTCGTCGGTCGCCCGCGGACGAACGCCCCGACGCTGGAGTGGGACCCCGACCCCGAGGAGTACCCGACCGAGCTGGAGCGCGTGGTCACTCGCGAACTCGAGCGATACGCGCCCGGCACCGTCGCCGGCCTCGGCTACGACTTCGGCCACACCGACCCCTCCTTCCCGCTCCCGCTCGGCGCGGTCGCGACGCTCGATCCGGCGGACGGTGCGCTCCGGTTCGACCCGGACTGA
- a CDS encoding DUF5815 family protein, whose product MSQPRVPGDDENTLELPCGQTMAAGELDLGMREFECDCGESHAVVMDVHPPERFLPDFLVEVLREAIETTSEEMPEFDTPHLLGVVLEEFPEAVVAYDASENADVGYAMAWVTDFDSRRLHEIVVELVVELMEHAVSHADDDEALSAFEAEMVEFDVSEFVEQYRAERDLEAEDPYA is encoded by the coding sequence ATGTCCCAGCCGCGCGTCCCGGGCGATGACGAGAACACGCTGGAGCTGCCCTGCGGGCAGACGATGGCGGCCGGCGAGCTGGACCTCGGCATGCGCGAGTTCGAGTGCGACTGCGGCGAGTCGCACGCGGTCGTGATGGACGTTCATCCGCCCGAGCGGTTCCTCCCCGACTTCCTCGTCGAGGTGCTCCGCGAGGCGATCGAGACGACCAGCGAGGAGATGCCGGAGTTCGACACGCCGCACCTCCTCGGCGTCGTGTTGGAGGAGTTCCCGGAGGCCGTCGTCGCCTACGACGCGAGCGAGAACGCGGACGTCGGCTACGCGATGGCGTGGGTGACCGACTTCGACTCCCGCCGCCTCCACGAGATCGTCGTCGAGCTCGTCGTCGAGCTGATGGAACACGCCGTGAGCCACGCCGACGACGACGAGGCGCTCTCGGCGTTCGAGGCGGAGATGGTCGAGTTCGACGTGAGCGAGTTCGTCGAGCAGTACCGCGCCGAGCGGGACCTCGAGGCCGAGGACCCGTACGCCTGA